The following coding sequences are from one Pelagovum sp. HNIBRBA483 window:
- the groES gene encoding co-chaperone GroES, whose translation MAFKPLHDRVLVRRVESDEKTAGGLIIPDSAKEKPAEGEIVACGEGARKDSGELIAMAVKAGDKVLFGKWSGTEVTVDGEELLIMKESDILGIIS comes from the coding sequence ATGGCTTTTAAACCGCTGCACGACCGCGTTCTGGTCCGCCGTGTGGAAAGCGACGAGAAAACCGCTGGCGGCTTGATCATCCCCGACAGCGCCAAGGAAAAGCCTGCTGAAGGCGAAATCGTTGCTTGTGGCGAAGGTGCCCGCAAGGATAGCGGTGAGCTGATCGCAATGGCTGTCAAGGCTGGCGACAAGGTGCTGTTTGGCAAATGGTCGGGCACTGAAGTCACCGTTGACGGTGAAGAACTGCTCATCATGAAGGAAAGCGACATCCTCGGGATCATCTCCTGA
- a CDS encoding 2-hydroxychromene-2-carboxylate isomerase, which yields MPHIDYFFATISPFTYLAGGRFEAVTAKHGASVTYKPLDIMQLFARTGGTPPKDRHPNRAAYRLQELARIAKKHDMPINLQPAFWPTNGAPAAYAIIAAQNAGGGDLGKLVQEITSSVWAREKNIAEDDVIRDCLSAAGFDPALADSGMMVGAETYAANLEEAVNRGAFGAPFYITDDDQRFWGQDRIDDLDLHLAGKL from the coding sequence ATGCCGCATATTGACTACTTTTTCGCAACGATTTCGCCCTTCACCTATCTTGCTGGTGGGCGGTTCGAGGCGGTTACTGCCAAGCATGGGGCGAGCGTGACCTATAAGCCGCTGGATATCATGCAGCTATTCGCACGGACCGGGGGCACGCCGCCGAAGGACCGGCACCCGAACAGGGCTGCGTACCGGCTTCAGGAATTGGCGCGGATCGCCAAGAAACATGACATGCCGATCAACCTGCAACCGGCCTTCTGGCCGACCAATGGGGCGCCTGCGGCCTATGCGATCATCGCGGCGCAGAATGCGGGTGGTGGTGATCTGGGCAAGCTGGTGCAGGAGATTACCAGCTCGGTTTGGGCGCGGGAGAAGAACATCGCGGAAGACGACGTGATCCGTGATTGCCTCAGCGCGGCGGGGTTTGATCCGGCGCTCGCGGATAGCGGGATGATGGTTGGCGCGGAGACGTATGCTGCCAATCTTGAAGAAGCGGTTAATCGCGGCGCATTTGGCGCGCCTTTCTATATCACTGACGATGATCAGCGATTCTGGGGGCAGGACCGGATCGACGATCTGGACCTACATCTGGCAGGGAAGCTCTAA
- a CDS encoding aminopeptidase: protein MAILEAHPAIDPQKLDKLAEVAVHVGLNLQEGQDLVLTAPLEAMPLVRRIAAVAYRAGAGLVTPLVHDEHVVLARFAHGSDASFDRAANWLFNGMAEAYDNNAARMNISGENPGLLAGQDPEKISRIGKANSIAGRPAMERITGFNINWSIVAYPTVAWAKKVFPDVDEDTAVGQLAEAIFAASRVNEADPVAAWAEHDARLHARKDWMNQHKFQALHFKGPGTDLTVGLAEGHSWNGGSSMAKNGVACNPNIPTEEVFTTPHAQRVDGTVRASKPLVHQGTLIDGIEARFEAGRIVEVTCASGQDVFRKLIDTDEGAARLGEVALVPFRSPISDTGVLFFNTLFDENAACHIAQGQCYSECFVEGVSGDKEKMAAAGGNESLIHVDWMIGGPETEIDGIKADGTRVPVFRDGGWAA, encoded by the coding sequence ATGGCCATTTTGGAGGCACATCCCGCAATCGACCCGCAAAAGCTCGACAAGCTCGCCGAGGTGGCGGTGCATGTGGGGCTGAACCTGCAAGAGGGGCAGGATCTGGTGCTGACCGCGCCGCTGGAGGCGATGCCGTTGGTGCGCCGGATCGCGGCGGTGGCTTATCGCGCGGGTGCGGGGCTGGTGACGCCCTTGGTGCATGACGAACATGTTGTTTTGGCGCGATTTGCGCATGGCAGTGACGCGAGCTTTGACCGCGCGGCGAACTGGCTCTTCAACGGGATGGCGGAAGCCTATGACAACAACGCGGCGCGGATGAATATCTCGGGCGAGAATCCGGGGCTGTTGGCGGGGCAAGACCCCGAGAAGATCTCGCGGATCGGCAAGGCCAACTCCATCGCCGGACGGCCTGCAATGGAGCGGATCACCGGCTTTAACATCAACTGGTCCATCGTGGCCTATCCGACGGTCGCTTGGGCGAAGAAGGTCTTCCCCGATGTGGATGAGGATACGGCGGTCGGCCAGTTGGCGGAGGCGATTTTTGCAGCCTCGCGGGTGAACGAGGCTGATCCGGTCGCCGCATGGGCTGAGCATGATGCGCGGCTGCATGCGCGGAAGGATTGGATGAACCAGCACAAATTCCAAGCGCTGCATTTCAAGGGGCCGGGCACCGATCTGACGGTGGGTCTGGCCGAGGGGCATAGCTGGAATGGCGGCTCGTCGATGGCGAAGAACGGCGTGGCCTGTAACCCGAATATCCCGACAGAGGAGGTCTTTACCACGCCGCATGCGCAGCGGGTGGATGGCACGGTGCGGGCGAGCAAGCCCCTGGTGCATCAGGGTACGCTGATCGACGGGATCGAGGCGCGGTTCGAGGCAGGGCGGATCGTAGAGGTGACATGCGCCAGCGGGCAGGATGTGTTCCGCAAGCTGATCGACACCGACGAGGGCGCGGCGCGGTTGGGCGAGGTGGCGCTGGTGCCGTTCCGCTCACCGATCTCGGATACGGGTGTGCTGTTCTTCAATACGTTGTTCGACGAGAACGCCGCCTGTCATATTGCGCAGGGGCAGTGCTATTCGGAGTGCTTTGTCGAGGGCGTGAGCGGTGACAAGGAGAAGATGGCGGCAGCGGGTGGCAACGAGAGCCTGATCCATGTGGATTGGATGATCGGCGGGCCGGAAACAGAGATCGACGGGATCAAGGCCGATGGCACGCGGGTGCCTGTGTTCCGCGATGGTGGCTGGGCCGCGTAA
- a CDS encoding bifunctional riboflavin kinase/FAD synthetase translates to MRIIRDTLYLDPADRGAVAAIGNFDGVHLGHQEVIAQTRKAAAALSAPLGVMTFEPHPREYFASVHGADLPPFRLMSPEAKAHRMQKIGVQRLYEITFNETLAALEPADFARKILHERLALKHVVVGADFCFGKGRAGTAADLQAYGTEFGFGVSIAEMVTLSAGEVSSTAIRNALSEGRPRDAAAMLGHWHRIDGEVIRGDQRGRDLGYPTANMSIAGLHPPRFGVYAVRVDILSGPHQGTYNGAASIGVRPTFGENHPNCETFIFDFKGDLYGAGLSVALVDYLRPEERFDDLDALITQMDADCHKAREILANV, encoded by the coding sequence ATGCGCATCATACGGGACACGCTCTATCTTGATCCGGCCGACCGCGGCGCCGTCGCCGCCATCGGCAATTTCGATGGTGTCCATCTCGGCCACCAAGAGGTCATCGCCCAAACGCGCAAGGCGGCTGCCGCCCTATCCGCCCCCCTCGGCGTGATGACCTTCGAGCCGCATCCCCGCGAGTATTTCGCATCTGTCCACGGTGCGGATCTCCCCCCTTTCCGCCTGATGAGCCCCGAGGCAAAGGCCCACCGGATGCAAAAGATCGGCGTCCAGCGGCTCTACGAGATCACCTTCAACGAAACGCTTGCGGCGCTCGAACCGGCTGATTTCGCCCGTAAAATCCTGCACGAACGTCTGGCGCTCAAACATGTCGTCGTCGGCGCTGATTTCTGCTTTGGCAAGGGCCGCGCTGGCACCGCTGCCGATCTTCAGGCCTATGGCACCGAGTTCGGCTTCGGCGTTTCCATTGCCGAGATGGTCACGCTCTCCGCCGGCGAGGTGTCCTCCACCGCCATCCGCAATGCCCTGTCGGAGGGCCGCCCCCGGGACGCTGCCGCCATGCTCGGCCATTGGCACCGGATCGACGGCGAGGTCATTCGCGGCGACCAACGCGGCCGCGACCTCGGCTACCCCACCGCCAATATGTCCATCGCCGGACTGCACCCGCCCCGGTTCGGAGTCTATGCCGTCCGCGTGGATATTCTCAGCGGTCCGCATCAAGGCACCTATAACGGCGCAGCCTCCATCGGCGTGCGCCCAACCTTTGGTGAGAACCACCCCAATTGCGAAACCTTCATCTTTGATTTCAAAGGCGATCTCTACGGCGCGGGGCTCTCTGTCGCGCTGGTCGATTACCTCCGCCCCGAAGAGCGGTTCGACGATCTCGATGCCCTCATCACCCAGATGGACGCGGACTGCCATAAGGCCCGTGAAATCCTCGCCAATGTCTAA
- the groL gene encoding chaperonin GroEL (60 kDa chaperone family; promotes refolding of misfolded polypeptides especially under stressful conditions; forms two stacked rings of heptamers to form a barrel-shaped 14mer; ends can be capped by GroES; misfolded proteins enter the barrel where they are refolded when GroES binds), with protein MAKDVKFDTDARNRMLRGVNTLADAVKVTLGPKGRNVVLDKSFGAPRITKDGVSVAKEIELEDKFENMGAQMVKEVASRTNDEAGDGTTTATVLAQAIVKEGMKSVAAGMNPMDLKRGIDLATAKVVGAIKAAARPVNDSAEVAQVGTISANGEAEIGRQIADAMQKVGNEGVITVEENKGLETETDVVEGMQFDRGYLSPYFVTNSEKMIADLEDCMILLHEKKLSSLQPMVPLLESVIQSQKPLLIIAEDVEGEALATLVVNKLRGGLKIAAVKAPGFGDRRKAMLQDIAILTGGQVISEDLGMKLENVTIDMLGSAKKVTISKDETTIVDGAGDKAEIEARVSQIRGQIEETSSDYDREKLQERVAKLAGGVAVIRVGGMTEVEVKERKDRVDDALNATRAAVQEGIVVGGGVALVQGAKALDGLEGANADQNNGINIVRKALEAPLRQIAENAGVDGSVVAGKVRESSDLKFGYNAQTDEYGDMFKFGVIDPAKVVRTALEDAASVAGLLITTEAMVADKPQKDAPAGGMGGMGDMGGMGGMM; from the coding sequence ATGGCTAAGGACGTCAAATTCGATACCGATGCCCGCAACCGCATGCTTCGCGGCGTAAACACGCTTGCTGACGCGGTGAAGGTAACTCTCGGCCCGAAAGGCCGTAACGTGGTTCTGGACAAATCCTTCGGCGCACCGCGCATCACCAAGGACGGTGTTTCCGTGGCGAAGGAAATCGAACTGGAAGACAAGTTCGAGAACATGGGCGCGCAGATGGTGAAAGAAGTCGCCAGCCGCACCAATGACGAAGCCGGCGACGGCACCACCACTGCAACCGTTCTGGCTCAGGCCATCGTTAAAGAAGGTATGAAGTCGGTTGCTGCTGGCATGAACCCGATGGACCTCAAGCGCGGCATCGACCTCGCCACCGCAAAGGTTGTCGGCGCCATCAAAGCGGCTGCACGCCCGGTAAACGACAGCGCAGAAGTTGCGCAGGTTGGCACCATCTCCGCCAACGGCGAAGCTGAAATCGGCCGTCAGATCGCAGACGCGATGCAGAAGGTTGGCAACGAAGGCGTAATCACCGTCGAAGAAAACAAAGGCCTCGAAACCGAGACTGATGTTGTCGAAGGTATGCAGTTCGACCGTGGCTACCTGTCGCCCTACTTCGTGACCAATTCGGAGAAGATGATTGCAGATCTCGAAGACTGCATGATCCTGCTGCACGAGAAGAAGCTCTCCTCGCTTCAGCCGATGGTGCCGCTGCTCGAGTCGGTCATCCAGTCGCAGAAGCCGCTTCTGATCATCGCAGAAGACGTGGAAGGCGAAGCTCTTGCAACGCTGGTGGTCAACAAGCTGCGTGGCGGCCTGAAGATCGCTGCCGTGAAGGCACCGGGCTTTGGTGATCGTCGTAAGGCCATGTTGCAGGACATCGCGATCCTGACCGGTGGTCAGGTGATCTCCGAAGACCTCGGCATGAAGCTCGAGAACGTCACCATCGACATGCTCGGCTCCGCCAAGAAAGTGACCATCTCCAAGGACGAAACCACCATCGTCGACGGTGCTGGCGACAAGGCGGAGATCGAAGCACGCGTTTCGCAGATCCGTGGCCAGATCGAGGAAACCTCCTCCGATTATGACCGTGAGAAGCTGCAAGAGCGCGTTGCCAAGCTCGCTGGCGGTGTTGCTGTCATCCGCGTTGGCGGCATGACCGAAGTTGAAGTGAAAGAGCGCAAGGACCGCGTTGATGACGCGCTGAACGCGACCCGTGCGGCCGTTCAGGAAGGCATCGTCGTCGGCGGTGGTGTTGCTCTGGTTCAGGGTGCGAAGGCGCTCGACGGTCTGGAAGGTGCAAACGCTGACCAGAACAACGGCATCAACATCGTTCGTAAGGCTCTGGAAGCTCCGCTGCGCCAGATCGCCGAGAACGCTGGCGTTGACGGTTCCGTCGTTGCTGGCAAGGTCCGTGAATCCTCTGACCTGAAGTTCGGCTACAACGCACAGACCGATGAATATGGCGACATGTTCAAGTTCGGCGTCATCGACCCTGCGAAGGTCGTGCGTACCGCTCTGGAAGACGCAGCATCCGTTGCTGGCCTGTTGATCACCACCGAAGCAATGGTGGCCGACAAGCCGCAGAAAGACGCTCCGGCCGGCGGCATGGGCGGCATGGGTGACATGGGCGGTATGGGCGGCATGATGTAA
- a CDS encoding F0F1 ATP synthase subunit epsilon: MADTLQFDLVSPERKLASVQAREVQIPGADGDLTAMADHAPTITTLRPGVLRVVHGGGSDDYVVSGGFAEITAKGVSVLAEKAMPSAEVTQDVYDAMVADARTALDKAKETFKNEPGPVDDAAKLLSDMVAMGGHIGLTARS; the protein is encoded by the coding sequence ATGGCAGATACTCTGCAATTCGATCTCGTCTCTCCTGAACGGAAGCTCGCTTCTGTTCAGGCTCGCGAGGTCCAGATCCCAGGCGCCGATGGCGACCTGACGGCCATGGCTGACCATGCGCCGACGATCACCACGCTCCGTCCGGGTGTGTTGCGCGTCGTGCATGGGGGTGGATCCGACGACTATGTGGTATCCGGCGGTTTCGCCGAGATCACCGCGAAGGGCGTTTCGGTTCTGGCCGAGAAAGCCATGCCGAGCGCGGAAGTGACCCAAGACGTCTATGACGCGATGGTCGCCGATGCGCGTACGGCTCTGGACAAGGCGAAAGAGACATTCAAGAACGAGCCTGGCCCAGTCGATGATGCAGCGAAGCTGCTCTCTGACATGGTGGCGATGGGCGGTCACATCGGATTGACCGCGCGTAGCTAA
- a CDS encoding H-type lectin domain-containing protein gives MKRFRNHMLGVEQGDLLLFSDFEDDGPMWSGSGDREHRTSVAFSETFRSEPAVTAWFTLWDIANNDTARLDIVVENVTKAGFDIVVKTWGDTKVARARAGWQAIGEARHADEWDLY, from the coding sequence ATGAAGCGTTTTAGAAATCACATGCTGGGCGTCGAGCAGGGCGACCTGCTGTTGTTCTCGGATTTCGAAGATGATGGCCCGATGTGGAGCGGCAGCGGTGATCGTGAACACCGCACCAGCGTAGCATTCTCGGAAACGTTCCGCAGCGAGCCTGCGGTAACGGCGTGGTTTACCCTGTGGGATATTGCCAATAACGATACCGCACGGCTGGACATCGTGGTGGAGAACGTCACCAAGGCGGGTTTCGACATTGTGGTAAAGACATGGGGCGACACCAAGGTCGCCCGTGCCCGTGCCGGATGGCAGGCCATTGGTGAGGCCCGCCATGCCGATGAATGGGATCTCTACTAA
- a CDS encoding manganese-dependent inorganic pyrophosphatase has translation MTTLVFGHKAPDTDSTGAPLIWAWYLSHKGEAAEARLLGQPNTEATFVAQRWGFDLPQVIEDVANDQPCVIVDTNNPAELPANINNADVRAIIDHHKLVGGLETKGPIDITIRPLACTVTVMHGLMGADAAAMPDAIKGLMLSCILSDTLEFRSPTTTETDRALAETLAADLGINIADYAAEMFAAKSDVSAFSDAELIRMDSKAYEVGGTNFRVSVLETTAPQIVMDRKDSLMASMPTVATEDGVDQVLLFVVDILKEEATLLVPNDLVKTVAEKSFGASVSGDTVVLPGIMSRKKQIIPNLAV, from the coding sequence ATGACGACGCTCGTTTTCGGCCACAAAGCCCCCGACACCGATTCCACCGGCGCCCCGCTGATCTGGGCGTGGTATCTCTCCCATAAGGGCGAGGCTGCCGAGGCCCGCCTGCTCGGCCAGCCCAACACCGAAGCCACCTTCGTCGCCCAGCGCTGGGGCTTCGACCTGCCGCAGGTGATCGAGGACGTCGCCAATGATCAGCCCTGCGTGATCGTTGACACCAACAACCCCGCCGAACTGCCCGCCAACATCAATAACGCCGATGTCCGCGCGATCATCGACCACCACAAGCTCGTCGGCGGGCTGGAAACCAAAGGCCCGATCGACATCACGATCCGCCCGCTTGCCTGCACCGTCACCGTCATGCACGGCCTGATGGGCGCAGACGCCGCCGCGATGCCCGACGCGATCAAGGGCCTGATGCTCTCCTGCATCCTGTCCGACACGCTGGAATTCCGCTCCCCCACCACCACCGAGACAGACCGCGCGCTGGCCGAAACCCTCGCCGCTGACCTCGGCATCAACATCGCTGACTACGCAGCCGAGATGTTCGCCGCGAAATCCGATGTCTCGGCCTTTTCTGACGCCGAGCTGATCCGCATGGATTCGAAAGCCTACGAAGTCGGCGGCACCAATTTCCGCGTCTCTGTGCTGGAAACTACCGCCCCGCAGATCGTCATGGACCGTAAAGACAGCCTGATGGCCTCCATGCCCACCGTCGCCACTGAGGATGGCGTCGATCAGGTGCTCCTCTTCGTGGTGGATATCCTCAAGGAAGAGGCCACCCTGCTCGTCCCCAACGATCTGGTGAAAACCGTCGCCGAAAAGAGCTTCGGCGCCAGCGTTTCGGGCGATACGGTCGTCCTGCCCGGCATCATGAGCCGCAAAAAGCAGATCATCCCGAACCTCGCGGTTTAA
- a CDS encoding YcgN family cysteine cluster protein, whose protein sequence is MSKKPAASGLRERFWATVPMAQMTEAEWEALCDGCGKCCLNKLEDEDTGEVALTRVACRLLDDSTCRCSQYPIRHQFIPECIVLSPTSITEHLYWLPQTCAYRLVYEGRDLYDWHLLISGDPQSVHDAGVSMQGRTVPEFEIEEDDWEDHIIEEPL, encoded by the coding sequence ATGTCTAAGAAACCCGCCGCCTCCGGCCTGCGAGAGCGCTTCTGGGCCACCGTCCCTATGGCCCAGATGACCGAGGCGGAATGGGAGGCCCTCTGCGACGGCTGCGGCAAATGCTGCCTCAACAAGCTCGAAGACGAAGACACAGGTGAGGTCGCCCTCACCCGCGTCGCCTGCCGCCTGCTCGACGATAGCACCTGCCGCTGCTCTCAATACCCGATCCGGCACCAGTTCATCCCCGAATGTATCGTCCTGTCACCCACGTCGATCACCGAGCACCTTTACTGGCTGCCGCAAACCTGCGCCTACCGCCTCGTTTACGAAGGCCGCGACCTCTATGACTGGCACCTGCTGATCTCCGGCGATCCGCAAAGCGTGCATGACGCGGGCGTCTCCATGCAGGGCCGCACCGTGCCAGAGTTCGAGATCGAAGAAGACGATTGGGAAGATCACATCATCGAGGAACCGCTCTGA
- a CDS encoding MaoC family dehydratase — MLDNFPRGTICIEDIEIGMTRSLRKEVTDRDIELFAEVSTDRNPVHLDESYAQDTIFEGRIAHGMLTAGLISAVIGEQLPGHGTVYLGQSLKFLAPVRPGDVVLAEVEVTAIDHSKRRVSLDTRCMIGNKKVLIGEATVLAPSRKFD, encoded by the coding sequence ATGTTGGATAATTTCCCCAGAGGGACGATCTGCATCGAGGATATCGAGATCGGGATGACCCGCTCGCTCCGCAAGGAAGTGACCGACCGCGACATCGAACTTTTCGCCGAGGTATCGACCGATAGAAACCCCGTTCACCTTGATGAAAGCTACGCGCAAGACACCATCTTCGAAGGCCGCATCGCCCACGGCATGCTGACCGCTGGCCTGATCTCCGCCGTCATCGGCGAGCAGCTCCCCGGTCATGGCACGGTCTATCTCGGCCAGTCGCTAAAGTTCCTCGCCCCCGTCCGCCCCGGCGATGTCGTTTTGGCCGAGGTTGAGGTCACGGCGATCGATCATTCCAAGCGCCGCGTCTCGCTCGACACCCGCTGCATGATCGGCAACAAGAAAGTTCTGATAGGCGAAGCCACAGTTCTCGCCCCAAGCCGCAAGTTCGACTGA
- a CDS encoding TIGR01459 family HAD-type hydrolase has translation MTRIISRFSEISDAYDLAYVDLWGCMHNGLRAFPDAVAAMQAFRVSGGRVVLVTNAPRPRADVERQVAHFGIPDDAWDVVATSGDAARLALFRGVVGSKVYFMGEERDLTFLDPLKIVENPVEIQRVPLAEAEGIVCCGPFDSHADPAVNRPDFLYAKQKGLKLLCANPDVVVDRGESREWCAGALAELYTEMGGESLYFGKPHPPIYDLARKRYDALPDAKPDPRIIAIGDGIRTDILGALGEGIDSLMITGGLAARETGTHTQPDADMLSTYIQKEKVEPTHAIGYLR, from the coding sequence ATGACCCGCATCATTTCCCGCTTTTCCGAGATCTCCGACGCCTATGATCTCGCCTATGTCGATCTCTGGGGCTGCATGCATAACGGCCTGCGTGCCTTCCCTGATGCCGTGGCCGCGATGCAGGCGTTTCGGGTCTCCGGCGGGCGCGTCGTTCTGGTGACGAACGCCCCCCGCCCCCGCGCCGATGTCGAACGCCAAGTGGCGCATTTTGGCATCCCTGATGACGCATGGGATGTCGTCGCCACCTCCGGCGATGCCGCGCGTCTGGCGCTGTTTCGCGGTGTGGTGGGCAGCAAGGTCTATTTCATGGGCGAAGAGCGTGATCTCACCTTCCTCGATCCCCTGAAGATCGTCGAAAATCCCGTTGAAATTCAGCGCGTTCCGCTGGCAGAGGCCGAAGGCATCGTCTGCTGCGGCCCGTTCGATTCCCACGCTGATCCAGCCGTGAACCGCCCCGATTTTCTCTATGCCAAACAGAAGGGGCTGAAGCTCCTCTGCGCCAATCCCGATGTGGTCGTAGATCGCGGCGAGAGCCGCGAGTGGTGCGCCGGTGCGCTGGCCGAACTCTATACCGAAATGGGCGGCGAGAGCCTCTACTTCGGCAAGCCCCACCCCCCCATCTACGACCTCGCCCGCAAACGGTACGATGCCCTCCCAGATGCGAAACCCGATCCGCGTATCATTGCTATTGGGGACGGGATTCGCACCGACATCCTCGGCGCGCTGGGAGAGGGGATCGACAGCCTGATGATCACCGGCGGCCTCGCCGCCCGCGAAACCGGCACCCATACGCAACCGGACGCGGATATGCTAAGTACTTACATTCAAAAGGAAAAAGTCGAACCGACCCATGCCATCGGCTATTTACGCTAG
- a CDS encoding ribose-phosphate pyrophosphokinase, with translation MPSITEPKLISGNANLSLAKAVARRMSMHRGMNVGLVDARVERFNDQEIFVEVFENVRGEDMFIIQPTSNPANDNLMELLIIADTLRRSSAARITAVIPYFGYARQDRRAKARTPISAKLVSNLIAEAGIERVLTMDLHAAQIQGFFDIPVDNLYAAPIFALDIKHHFRDKLSDVMVVSPDVGGVARARELAQRIGAPLSIVDKRREKPGEVAEMTVIGDVTGKTCIIVDDICDTAGTLCKAAEVLMEKGATEVHSYITHGVLSGPAVERISKSVMKSLVITDSIEPTEPVKATSNIRIVPTAPMFAQAILNIWNGTSVSSLFEHETLGPIYEGMYQSS, from the coding sequence ATGCCATCCATCACAGAACCGAAACTCATCTCGGGCAACGCGAACCTGTCGCTTGCCAAGGCGGTCGCCCGCCGCATGTCCATGCACCGTGGCATGAATGTCGGGCTGGTCGATGCGCGTGTCGAACGGTTCAACGATCAGGAGATCTTCGTCGAGGTTTTCGAAAACGTGCGCGGCGAGGATATGTTCATCATCCAGCCGACCTCGAACCCCGCCAACGACAACCTGATGGAATTGCTCATCATCGCCGATACCCTACGCCGCTCCTCGGCCGCGCGTATTACTGCGGTAATCCCCTATTTTGGCTATGCCCGCCAAGACCGCCGCGCCAAGGCCCGCACGCCGATCTCCGCCAAGCTGGTATCCAACCTGATCGCAGAGGCCGGCATCGAGCGCGTCTTGACGATGGACCTTCACGCAGCGCAAATTCAGGGTTTTTTCGACATCCCCGTCGATAACCTCTACGCCGCGCCGATCTTCGCCCTCGATATCAAGCACCACTTCCGCGACAAGCTGTCAGACGTGATGGTCGTCTCTCCCGATGTCGGCGGCGTGGCCCGCGCTCGTGAACTGGCACAGCGTATCGGCGCGCCGCTCTCGATCGTAGACAAGCGCCGTGAAAAGCCCGGCGAAGTGGCCGAAATGACCGTTATCGGGGATGTCACTGGCAAGACCTGCATCATCGTCGATGACATCTGCGACACCGCTGGCACGCTCTGCAAGGCCGCCGAAGTCCTGATGGAAAAAGGCGCAACCGAGGTCCATTCCTACATCACCCACGGCGTGCTTTCCGGCCCAGCCGTCGAGCGGATTTCCAAATCAGTGATGAAATCGCTGGTGATCACCGACTCCATCGAACCGACCGAGCCGGTCAAAGCGACGAGCAACATCCGCATCGTGCCGACCGCCCCGATGTTCGCTCAGGCAATCCTCAACATCTGGAATGGCACCAGCGTTTCGTCCCTGTTCGAGCACGAAACCCTCGGCCCGATCTACGAAGGCATGTACCAGTCTTCCTGA
- a CDS encoding low specificity L-threonine aldolase, with translation MSFASDNTGPAHPKVLDAIIAANVGYVPSYGADPLTVEAADMVRELFEAPEASVHFVATGTAANSLILASLSTPFDAIHCTACAHITEDECNAPEFFTGGAKLLHVQDEHGLMDPAALAAALGSHDPRSIMVPQKGPVSLTQVTETGTLYTLEHLRSLTDIAHSHGVKVHLDGARFANAIAALGCTPAEMTWKAGIDAVSFGGTKNGCLGVEACVIFDPSLSREMELRRKRAGHLFSKHRYLAAQMQGYLSDGLWLDLAQRANAAGQKLAAILRAHPEARLLHEPQANMIFASLPRRIHKVLIAAGANYDLHGKLDSGSDHDLMTARFVCDWSTTDEAINTFETLLAPR, from the coding sequence ATGTCTTTCGCCTCCGACAATACCGGCCCCGCCCACCCCAAAGTGCTCGACGCGATCATCGCCGCCAACGTGGGCTATGTCCCGAGCTATGGCGCTGATCCCCTTACGGTTGAGGCCGCAGACATGGTGCGCGAGCTGTTCGAAGCGCCCGAGGCAAGCGTCCATTTCGTCGCCACCGGCACAGCCGCGAACAGCCTCATTCTTGCGTCGCTCTCCACGCCATTTGACGCAATCCACTGCACCGCCTGCGCCCATATCACCGAGGATGAGTGCAACGCGCCCGAATTCTTCACCGGCGGCGCCAAGTTGCTGCATGTGCAGGACGAACACGGGCTGATGGACCCAGCTGCACTGGCCGCAGCACTCGGCTCGCATGACCCGCGCAGCATCATGGTTCCGCAAAAAGGGCCGGTTTCCCTCACCCAAGTGACCGAAACCGGCACGCTCTACACGCTCGAGCACCTCCGCAGCCTGACCGACATCGCCCATAGCCACGGCGTCAAGGTTCACCTTGACGGCGCGCGCTTCGCCAATGCCATCGCCGCGCTTGGTTGCACCCCTGCCGAAATGACGTGGAAAGCTGGCATTGATGCCGTCAGCTTTGGCGGCACAAAGAACGGCTGTCTTGGCGTCGAGGCATGCGTAATCTTCGATCCGTCCTTGTCTCGCGAGATGGAACTGCGCCGCAAACGCGCGGGCCACCTGTTTTCCAAGCACCGGTATCTCGCAGCGCAGATGCAAGGCTATCTGTCGGATGGCCTCTGGCTCGATCTGGCGCAGCGGGCGAATGCTGCAGGCCAAAAGCTCGCCGCCATTTTGCGCGCCCACCCCGAGGCGCGCCTCCTTCATGAGCCGCAAGCCAACATGATCTTCGCAAGCCTGCCACGGCGGATACACAAAGTCTTAATTGCTGCCGGTGCAAACTATGATCTGCACGGTAAGCTCGATTCCGGCAGCGATCATGATCTGATGACAGCGCGTTTCGTCTGTGATTGGTCCACAACCGACGAAGCGATTAACACTTTCGAAACGCTTCTCGCCCCGCGTTAG